The following proteins are co-located in the Carassius carassius chromosome 39, fCarCar2.1, whole genome shotgun sequence genome:
- the LOC132121418 gene encoding UBA-like domain-containing protein 1, producing the protein MDELKHQVMINQFVLTAGCAADQAKQLLQAAHWQFETALSAFFQETNIPYGHHHQMMCTPANTPATPPNFPDALTMFSRLKASESFNSSSSPSMATSPPPPPVSWGMTPPMPNQQGLWTQGPSPQQAHPPPGWPSAVNQQATTEQKASVAMEAER; encoded by the exons ATGGATGAACTCAAACATCAAGTTATGATAAACCAGTTCGTCCTGACAGCTGGATGTGCCGCAGACCAGGCGAAACAGCTTTTGCAAGCGGCACATTGGCAGTTTGAG ACAGCCCTTAGTGCCTTCTTTCAAGAGACAAATATCCCGTACGGTCACCATCATCAAATG atgtgTACCCCTGCCAACACACCTGCAACTCCACCAAACTTCCCTGACGCCCTCACCATGTTCTCGCGACTCAAAGCCTCGGAAAGcttcaacagcagcagcagtcccAGCATGGCCACCTCACCTCCTCCACCTCCAGTCAGCTGGGGCATGACCCCACCCATGCCCAACCAGCAGGGCTTATGGACTCAGGGGCCTTCCCCCCAACAAGCCCACCCGCCCCCAGGCTGGCCCTCAGCTGTCAACCAGCAAGCGACAACCGAACAGAAAGCCAGCGTCGCTATGGAGGCCGAGAGATGA
- the LOC132121417 gene encoding probable E3 ubiquitin-protein ligase MGRN1 isoform X1 has translation MGSILSRRIAGVEDIDIQANSAYRYPPKTGNYFTSHFFMGGEKFDTPHPEGYLFGENMDLNFLGNRPVQFPYVTPAPHEPVKTLRSLVNIRKDSLRLVKYKDDSHSTPEDTGDPRLLYSVEFCFDTDARVAITLYCQAFEEFANGMAIYSPKSPSMVSETVHYKGGINQQFSLPSFKIDFTKWKPEELNFDLDKGVFPLVVKAIVDDGDDVTGHAHVLLAAFERHVDGSFSVKPLKQKQIVDRVSYLLQEIYGIENRNNQETKSTEDENSDNSSECVVCLSDLRDTLILPCRHLCLCNACADTLRYQANNCPICRLPFRALLQIRAVRKKTAATLSPVSFSPVLSQSSDHTEHSNADNIPPGYEPISLLEALNGVQPMSPSIPSAPLYEEIQFSGDPLNLTGRQQSAETTSMKGKGSKSPDRSTHSSSSPIQEEEDEEKMLELSDGQPQSVLPCSLSPTEATVEGVSTKPGFPNSGSESRSLSVSVSEILQDCHSERSSLSRTETDPSADLALPGSSESIESLKSQSTSSSSQPLLCLPSTLRMEDERLTS, from the exons ATGGGTTCAATACTGAGCAGGAGGATTGCTGGAGTTGAAGATATCGATATTCAAGCCAACTCGGCGTACAGATATCCTCCCAAAACAG GAAATTATTTCACCAGCCATTTTTTCATGGGAGGAGAGAAGTTTGACACGCCCCATCCAGAGGGATATCTGTTTGGAGAAAATATGGATTTGAATTTCCTAGGCAACAGACCTGTGCAG TTTCCCTACGTGACCCCAGCGCCGCATGAGCCTGTGAAGACTCTGAGGAGTTTGGTGAACATCAGGAAGGATTCATTACGACTTGTCAA gtATAAGGATGATTCTCACAGCACCCCGGAGGATACAGGAGATCCTAGACTCCTTTACAGTGTTGAATTCTGCTTTGATACTGATGCCAGAGTGGCTATTACATTGTACTGTCAAGCCTTTGAGGAGTTTGCCAATGGGATGGCAAT ATACAGCCCCAAGAGCCCTTCAATGGTGTCTGAGACGGTCCATTATAAGGGAGGGATAAATCAGCAATTTTCTCTACCTTCCTTCAAGATTGATTTCACCAAATGGAAACCTGAAGAG CTGAACTTTGATCTGGACAAAGGCGTTTTCCCTTTGGTGGTCAAAGCAATAGTGGATGATGGAGATG atgtCACCGGACATGCACATGTTCTCTTGGCGGCTTTTGAAAGG CATGTTGATGGCAGTTTCTCCGTGAAACCTTTGAAACAGAAGCAGATT GTGGACCGTGTGAGCTATCTTCTGCAAGAGATTTACGGCATTGAAAACCGGAACAATCAGGAGACAAAG TCCACAGAGGATGAGAACAGTGACAACAGCAGCGAGTGTGTGGTTTGTTTATCGGACCTGCGTGACACACTCATTCTCCCTTGCAGGCACCTGTGTCTGTGCAATGCCTGTGCTGACACACTGCGTTACCAGGCCAACAACTGCCCAATCTGCAGACTGC CATTCAGAGCCCTGCTCCAGATTCGAGCTGTGAGGAAGAAAACAGCTGCCACTCTCTCACCAGTGTCCTTTAGCCCAGTGTTGTCCCAGAGCTCTGACCATACTGAGCATTCG AATGCAGACAACATTCCTCCTGGCTATGAGCCTATCTCACTGCTGGAAGCCCTGAATGGGGTGCAACCCATGTCCCCTTCAATCCCATCTGCACCTCTCTATGAGGAGATCCAGTTTTCTGGGGATCCTCTTAACCTGACTGGGCGGCAGCAGAGTGCAGAAACCACATCGATGAAGGGCAAAGGTAGCAAGTCACCAGATAG GTCTACACATTCTTCCTCATCCCCCAtacaggaggaggaagatgaggagaaGATGTTGGAGCTCTCTGATGGCCAGCCTCAGTCTGTTCTGCCCTGTAGTCTCAGTCCCACTGAG GCCACAGTAGAGGGTGTGTCCACCAAACCGGGCTTCCCAAATTCAG GTTCAGAGAGCAGATcgctgagtgtgtctgtgagtgaaaTCCTACAGGACTGCCACAGTGAGCGCAGCAGCCTGAGCCGGACAGAAACTGACCCCTCAGCGGATCTGGCCCTGCCTG GGTCATCGGAGTCCATAGAAAGCCTGAAGAGTCAGAGCACCAGCAGCTCCAGTCAGCCCCTGCTCTGCCTCCCCAGCACCCTGCGCATGGAAGACGAGCGGCTCACTTCATAA
- the LOC132121417 gene encoding probable E3 ubiquitin-protein ligase MGRN1 isoform X2 — translation MGSILSRRIAGVEDIDIQANSAYRYPPKTGNYFTSHFFMGGEKFDTPHPEGYLFGENMDLNFLGNRPVQFPYVTPAPHEPVKTLRSLVNIRKDSLRLVKYKDDSHSTPEDTGDPRLLYSVEFCFDTDARVAITLYCQAFEEFANGMAIYSPKSPSMVSETVHYKGGINQQFSLPSFKIDFTKWKPEELNFDLDKGVFPLVVKAIVDDGDDVTGHAHVLLAAFERHVDGSFSVKPLKQKQIVDRVSYLLQEIYGIENRNNQETKSTEDENSDNSSECVVCLSDLRDTLILPCRHLCLCNACADTLRYQANNCPICRLPFRALLQIRAVRKKTAATLSPVSFSPVLSQSSDHTEHSNADNIPPGYEPISLLEALNGVQPMSPSIPSAPLYEEIQFSGDPLNLTGRQQSAETTSMKGKGSKSPDRSTHSSSSPIQEEEDEEKMLELSDGQPQSVLPCSLSPTEATVEGVSTKPGFPNSGSESRSLSVSVSEILQDCHSERSSLSRTETDPSADLALPASESWSTAVEEC, via the exons ATGGGTTCAATACTGAGCAGGAGGATTGCTGGAGTTGAAGATATCGATATTCAAGCCAACTCGGCGTACAGATATCCTCCCAAAACAG GAAATTATTTCACCAGCCATTTTTTCATGGGAGGAGAGAAGTTTGACACGCCCCATCCAGAGGGATATCTGTTTGGAGAAAATATGGATTTGAATTTCCTAGGCAACAGACCTGTGCAG TTTCCCTACGTGACCCCAGCGCCGCATGAGCCTGTGAAGACTCTGAGGAGTTTGGTGAACATCAGGAAGGATTCATTACGACTTGTCAA gtATAAGGATGATTCTCACAGCACCCCGGAGGATACAGGAGATCCTAGACTCCTTTACAGTGTTGAATTCTGCTTTGATACTGATGCCAGAGTGGCTATTACATTGTACTGTCAAGCCTTTGAGGAGTTTGCCAATGGGATGGCAAT ATACAGCCCCAAGAGCCCTTCAATGGTGTCTGAGACGGTCCATTATAAGGGAGGGATAAATCAGCAATTTTCTCTACCTTCCTTCAAGATTGATTTCACCAAATGGAAACCTGAAGAG CTGAACTTTGATCTGGACAAAGGCGTTTTCCCTTTGGTGGTCAAAGCAATAGTGGATGATGGAGATG atgtCACCGGACATGCACATGTTCTCTTGGCGGCTTTTGAAAGG CATGTTGATGGCAGTTTCTCCGTGAAACCTTTGAAACAGAAGCAGATT GTGGACCGTGTGAGCTATCTTCTGCAAGAGATTTACGGCATTGAAAACCGGAACAATCAGGAGACAAAG TCCACAGAGGATGAGAACAGTGACAACAGCAGCGAGTGTGTGGTTTGTTTATCGGACCTGCGTGACACACTCATTCTCCCTTGCAGGCACCTGTGTCTGTGCAATGCCTGTGCTGACACACTGCGTTACCAGGCCAACAACTGCCCAATCTGCAGACTGC CATTCAGAGCCCTGCTCCAGATTCGAGCTGTGAGGAAGAAAACAGCTGCCACTCTCTCACCAGTGTCCTTTAGCCCAGTGTTGTCCCAGAGCTCTGACCATACTGAGCATTCG AATGCAGACAACATTCCTCCTGGCTATGAGCCTATCTCACTGCTGGAAGCCCTGAATGGGGTGCAACCCATGTCCCCTTCAATCCCATCTGCACCTCTCTATGAGGAGATCCAGTTTTCTGGGGATCCTCTTAACCTGACTGGGCGGCAGCAGAGTGCAGAAACCACATCGATGAAGGGCAAAGGTAGCAAGTCACCAGATAG GTCTACACATTCTTCCTCATCCCCCAtacaggaggaggaagatgaggagaaGATGTTGGAGCTCTCTGATGGCCAGCCTCAGTCTGTTCTGCCCTGTAGTCTCAGTCCCACTGAG GCCACAGTAGAGGGTGTGTCCACCAAACCGGGCTTCCCAAATTCAG GTTCAGAGAGCAGATcgctgagtgtgtctgtgagtgaaaTCCTACAGGACTGCCACAGTGAGCGCAGCAGCCTGAGCCGGACAGAAACTGACCCCTCAGCGGATCTGGCCCTGCCTG CGTCTGAGTCATGGTCCACTGCTGTAGAGGAATGTTGA
- the foxj1b gene encoding forkhead box protein J1-B, whose translation MMPVLVSPEIANKFKEKWMMLHPEDQDNVSGSVHFDDSLTSLHWLQNFSILSANPERTPSSGCHPQHLFYNKNQQGGTDSPSSPPAGDTAATGMPQTPGNPTTSCSSLTNSYAPQQAGLYITAQTNPSEEIDYKTNRHVKPPYSYATLICMAMQASNKTKITLSAIYSWITENYCYYRYAEPSWQNSIRHNLSLNKCFMKVPRQKDEPGKGGFWQIDPQYADMFVNGVFKRRRMPATNFNTQRQSKMLSSPRSSYGSQCSQTGQQMGMVHFQSPVPGNKRKQVFPKRGSKLARVSKSPLLTTDIKTSDILRGDFDLASVFDDVLSGNDSTFEDLDINTALSSLGCEMELSSQIQHGPGYSNEDEQACAYLEANGMMGCNMEDFHQQHHQQVQVHPQYYEGMFTDQFHQHQQHPWEIKEEVQAIPLTLDHGYGLCEGFFSEMQLWERAESYL comes from the exons ATGATGCCAGTGTTAGTGAGTCCCGAGATAGCGAATAAATTCAAAGAGAAATGGATGATGCTCCATCCGGAGGATCAGGACAATGTCAGCGGCTCTGTTCACTTTGACGACAGTCTCACCAGTCTGCACTGGCTGCAgaacttctccatcctcagtgccaATCCTGAGCGGACTCCCAGCTCCGGCTGCCATCCTCAACACCTCTTCTACAACAAAAACCAGCAGGGGGGCACTGACTCGCCCTCCAGCCCACCTGCTGGAGATACCGCCGCCACAGGGATGCCACAAACACCTGGAAATCCCACGACGTCCTGCAGCAGTTTGACGAATTCATACGCGCCCCAGCAAGCAGGGCTCTACATAACGGCGCAAACAAATCCGTCTGAGGAAATAGACTATAAAACAAACCGCCATGTGAAGCCACCATATTCATATGCCACTCTGATTTGCATGGCAATGCAAGCTAGCAACAAAACCAAAATCACTCTGTCAGCAATATACAGCTGGATCACGGAGAATTACTGCTACTACAGATACGCGGAGCCAAGTTGGCAG aaTTCAATCCGCCATAACTTGTCCCTGAACAAGTGCTTCATGAAAGTGCCCAGGCAGAAAGATGAGCCAGGAAAGGGAGGCTTTTGGCAAATCGACCCACAGTATGCTGACATGTTTGTCAATGGCGTTTTCAAACGGCGGCGAATGCCTGCCACAAACTTCAATACCCAAAGACAGAGCAAAATGTTATCCTCTCCCAGGTCTTCATACGGCTCTCAGTGCAGTCAGACTGGCCAACAAATGGGAATGGTCCACTTCCAAAGTCCTGTCCCGGGAAACAAACGCAAGCAAGTCTTCCCCAAACGAGGCAGCAAGCTGGCCAGAGTCTCCAAGAGCCCTCTGTTAACCACAGACATCAAAACTTCAGACATACTGAGAGGAGATTTTGACCTGGCATCTGTTTTTGACGATGTGCTAAGTGGGAATGACAGCACTTTTGAGGATTTGGATATCAACACAGCACTGAGCTCGCTGGGATGCGAGATGGAGCTATCTTCACAGATCCAGCACGGGCCTGGCTACAGCAATGAGGACGAACAGGCTTGTGCTTACCTAGAGGCGAACGGCATGATGGGATGCAACATGGAGGACTTTCACCAACAACACCACCAGCAGGTACAGGTCCATCCGCAATATTACGAGGGAATGTTCACAGATCAGTTTCACCAGCATCAGCAGCACCCTTGGGAGATTAAAGAGGAAGTCCAAGCCATCCCACTTACCTTGGATCATGGCTATGGGCTTTGTGAGGGATTCTTCTCAGAGATGCAACTCTGGGAAAGAGCAGAGTCATATCTGTGA